ATGTTCGTAGTGGCTTGAGGGGGGGGTACAGATGCTCGGTACAGACTAGACTGAATCGATGAATGCACGAGGCGCGTCGCATGACCCAAAGAGGCACGTGCAGTAGAGCTAGAGCGTTCAACGTCATACCAACTCATGAGTGTGGCGGCTGGACCGCGAGTGTGCAAGGCCTTTACGACTGCATGGAAGGCGGATTTCTTCCCTGTGCGGAGCCAGGCAGGGGGGCCGCCGAGCCCCGTAGGACTCGCGCGTTTCCatgccggcggagacagcagctGGAATTCTACGAAATTCGGGCGAGAGCCTGAGAGTGTGGCTGAACGGGAGACGAGCGTCAGTACTGCACACACACCGCTCTAGATCTGAGAAGGCTACAAGGAAGTGCCGTCGTTGAAGACCTTGGAAAACAGCAACCCAGGTCACAAGTTTAgcggcgcgcttcttccttcgTTCCGATTATGGACTATGGCTGCTCTAGTCGGCCTAGCAGCTTCCCTGTTATTCTCTACGGACGGGTGCGTGCCGAGTTTAGTTCGAAGAGATGTGCATACATGAGGCATGCTAACGCGACAGCTGTTTACAGCTGGATGAAATCGGATGGACTGGTGAGGAAGCCGCAGATCGGGAAGCCGTCGAGCGGTGGCTGGCAGTCGAGAGGGCTGGCTAGAGACTTGTTCTCCTCTGTCATTATATCGCCAGTTACACTGATGGAACTTAAATCGGGCATGTGGTTCTAGAACAGTGGAAGGAAGCTATTAGAGAGTGGTCGGTAGCGATATCGTAACAAGTACCGATCCAGAGGCAGTGACCGAGCTTCACCGCATTACGTCTCGTCACAAGCTTGGCGTAGTAGATGCCCGCCCGTCAGCTGGTGTCAAACACTGTGAATACAATGGGTGTCATCTATGTAGAATTCAAAGCGGCACACCCTGCAGCGTGACTGTTGACGATATGTCTAGCTTGCATGTAGCTGTAAGCAAGAAGTGGGCCTGGGCAACTCCAGAAGGGAAGCTCAAAGGTCTTTTTCAAGCAATGCACTCTTCGCGCAGCAGTGAAATACGTGCCTATCCACATGACGTCCCCGCTGCTGGTATAACGCCTCATGTTCCCCAAATTCCCCCGCCGCAATGCTGTCTTGTTTCCAGAGCTTGGGTATGTCTAGTAGCCGTTTTAGTCCCGTCTTTGCGGCTCACGGACAACAAAGGTGACGCAACGGTTGAGGTCCGGCATTCGTCCGTGTCGGTCGGATATGCAGTAAGAAAGTGCTTGGTCCCTATACACTAACGCTCTCACGCCTTGGTTTGTTCTCCTGTAGAGGCCTTCCTGCCATTTTCTGTCGCTGCCCGCTTCTGGATGTTAGCAGGGAaggcgcgcgtgtgccgctTGCCGTACGAGCGACAGCAGGGGCTTCTGAGGGTCTCGGGCTGCTCTCTGTGAGTGTGTGATTAAGGTGCCCGATCCCGGCTGAGGCTAGCTGAGCCCGCAACACCAGCTTGGGTTGAATCGGCCCTGTGTGCTATGGGGTGACGCTCGTCTCAGTGTGAATACCAGCCGTGTTCTTGCACTGCACGCTCCGCACTGTCAGGTGGAGCAGCAGTGTGTTTTGATGTCGCAAGGGGCCCCCCCGTGTGCActgaggaagaggcagcagggTGGGGGGAAGAGGGACCAGCAGCTGGGCCGAGGCACACACTCGCGTCAAGGCACGCACCTCGTCCCTACGACCCCGAATGTGTTGTCGATTCTTGCCTCGGCGACATTCACGGCCTGGGCGCGCACTGGTGGAAGGCGATCGGCAGCTGGCGGagggctgccggcgaagggctgccggcgaagggctgccggcgaagggctgccggcgaagggctgccggcgaagggctgccggcgaagggctgccggcgaagggctgccggcgaagggctgccggcgaagggctgccggcgaagggctgccggcgaagggctgccggcgaagggctgccggcgaagggctgccggcgaagaggcccTCTCTCGGCAGCCCGGTGCCCCCActtcgcagcggcggcctggcctctcgcgcccggCACACCTCTCAGGGCAGCGCGTTGTCTGGGGGGGAAGTTGCGAGCGGTGTCCCATCTCGGGAGGCTTGGCGGGTTCCAAGAAACAGGGAAGACAGGAAgtcccgcgcgcgctggagagcaAAAGGGTCCCCGCTATTATTCTTCCCTAACCTATCGCCCTGAAAACCGAACGCACAGTCTTTTCTAGGCGCTGGCCTACGTTTCTGGCTATCTATCGCTTCGTGTGGTTGCCTCAAGTGTTTTGCCCGAAATAccccacgccgccgcgcggcgcctctcagaATCCATGGACCTGCGTGgttgctgcgcctccgtgcAGACCCCCTCCGCTCACCCCCCTCCTTTCACCCTCCCTCCTTTCACCCCCCTCCTCTCACCCGCCTGCTCTcacccgccccccccccttccccatCCCCCGTTGCTGCTATGGCAAAGAGGCTGTCTCTCGTCCCTCGCAGAGCGGACCGGAACCTGCACGGCCGGTAGTGTCGTCCCTGCACTGGtgggagggcgaagacgctgGCAGCCCGACGGTGCTGAGCAGAGGAGATATTTTTGATATGTTTTGCTTAGTTTCACGCTCCAGCTGGTTCGCGCCTGCAGGTGCAGTTCGTGCCGGCTGCGGAATTCGTGTTTCGGGGGAAATAGGGAATTCCCAACGGTGGATATCCCTCACAAGAagccgctccgccgcgcgtaCGACAACAGAACCGTGTTTTTTCGGGTTACCCTCTCTGTTGGCTGCCGTGCCATATCaggccgcgcttctcgccgcgggGTGGCAGACTCGTGCACACCTCTCCGGCACCGAAGAAGACCCTTTTCGCATCCGTTTCTCCGTTTTTCGCAATTGTTCTTCCACCTCCAACCTACGTTTCCAATCCGTTTTTTCCTGGTGACCCCTCTCCTTTGCGACTCAGAGTTCACAGATGCCCTGGGCAACGTCTCTTTCGTCCGGCTGCTACTGAAGCCGGTACCACCGGGGGTCTGCACCAGCTCTAGACGAAGGGCCTGTTCGCGGCGTGGGGAAAAAAGAAGGCGGTTTGCGGGCAGAAGGCACCGCGGGAGATTTGTAGCGGCTAGTGATTTGCCCTGCAAGCCGCGGGTATCCCCGGTTCAAACCGTTCACGCGCACTCGAACGGTGTCCTCGCAGTTCTGCATGTAGGTTCACGGAGCGCGCGGCCAGCCGCCTCCTTTTCAGCCCCCAGGGCTGATCTCCAATTCTGAGAGGGACACAAGGCGCCAtgtcttcgcgctcgctttGACACATCCTCGATAGTCCGACCTGCCGCAcacgcctctgccgcccggtgggccgcgccggcgacagtCGCCGCCCGACGTTGTTTTCGCGAGGCGGGGCGAATATTGCGTCGCACCGCCTTTTTTGAAGAGCGGTATTTGGAGCCGGCAGGACAAGAACAAGACGGAAAGGGCAAGTGAACAGATGGTCGGTGAAGCAGGAAACAGGAAGCCGGGGGCTGTTGCAGTGGGCGTTTTGGGCGGTTCGTGTGTGCCAATATAGTTTGGGGGCACTGTCAGACTCAAGCGTCGGATTCGCTTGCGGTGAATTGCCGCGCTTCACCGAGACGACTGCGCAAGTCGTAGCAAAGCCACTACACCTGTTTGCGCAGCTGTTGGGAACTTTCGACCAGAGAGGTATCGACAGACAAAGCCTACGGCTCCATTCTGTGCTGGGCTGTCCGGACTGCTGGTAAAGCTGCCTTGCGGCGTGTTGGGCAATGAGACTGAGGAGCGACCGAGCTCCGACGACCAGTCCAGTCTGGCCCGTAAGGGATCCATTTCCACTTTCATAGCTTGGCGCACTTTTGCTGGTCCTCCCGACCCCCTACTTGTTTTCTTCCTGCTTCGACGAACTGCGGAGCGACGCCCTCACAGAAGAGGAGAGTCGCAGCAGCTTTTTTCCGGAGCGCTAATGAggacgctgcagccgcttgcGCCGGCTCAGGCCGCCGGCCCCCCGAAAGGCGTCCCCTGCCTGTCGTCCGCGGAGTTGGCGAtcctctcgtctctcctcgtcggtGTGGCGCCGCCTCACACGCCCGATGCGCAGCGGTGTttcgaggacgacgagaaggTTCCGCTGAAGCCCGCGGCCCAACACCGGAAGAGCTCGCCAGACACTCTGCGCCCGGAGAGCGGCCTCAAACTGGAGGTCGCAAGTCTCCCCCTTCAGGGGacgcagaaggaggcgggggaggccgcgagaCCGAAGACCCCCGAGCTGAGAAACACTCTGGCTGGCGACGGGTGCTCCACGACCAGCTCTTGTGTGGGGCTGAGAAGGGACTCCGACGTGAAGAGTGCTGCGCGAGGGACGGAGGTCTCAGGCACGGACACTGcaaagaagcgagagaaaaagagcgTGCCCGACCTCCAGGATTTCGAAGAACGCGCAGATGGGACGCTCCTGGATTCGCACCTCCAACGCAGAAGTCCGGACGAGAAGACCCGAGGCCAGCCGCGGGACTTGGAGGGCCTCGATTCGTCTCTcaccgcggccgcagagacgactCTCATGAGGATAGagactgcagctgcggctccaTACGGCCGCAAAGCGGGGGGCACCGACTCTGCCTCCATTGCGGAGAACCTGgaggccagcagcgccgtggCCTCTGAAAGGAGCGCGCCCTGCAAGTCTGGGGAGCAGCAGGCACTCGTGGATTTGCTGATGCAATTCGTGAAGCAGCACCAAGCGGAGACCCCAGGTACAGATGGACGGcaagagacagcagagcgacgcgggggTGGTGCCGCCTCCCCGGAGACTGCCGCCGCAAACAGGTCGCTCTCCGCCCTGCAGGCTGcgaccggcgcagctgcggtgGACAGAAATAAAGGGGCTGCAGACATCTTCAGTCTTctggccgctgctgcggaaaACGCGGGGGGGCAGGTGCCAGGCCACCTGAACCTCTTTGGCGCGTTTGGCGGCCCTGACCGCAGAGGAGCGGAGGTCACTGTGTCGCGGGGACTCGGGCGCCTCGATGAGGGCTTGTTTGACAGCGACGTTGACTCGTGGAAGTCGTCCGCAGGACGAAGCGCACGCGAGTCCATTGCCGGCGCTCTGGGGTtagcgcgcagcagacgcctcaGCGGCTCTGAGACAGACAGCGTCCACAGAGAGCGGGAAGGGGCTTACGACTCCAgtccgcatgcgcagaggccCGTGCGtagagaggcgggcgccgcgcccgcagaaaACGCCACAGAcacggcggcgagagggTTGGAACGAGATCTCCTCGATGCGAGTCGGCTTACGGCTGAGGCCGTCGGGTTGGACTTCCACGCGCTGAACGAGCTGCTTTTCAGTTCCGGTGCgctggaggagctcgagcgcagcggcggctctcTGGAAGCGCTCTTCAAGGACTTGCCCCCGCAGGGCCCAGCCCTGGGCCTGGGGCCTGGCGCACGGACTGCtgtggcggcggcctcgtcggaCCGGCTCTCTGGCTGGCAGCACGTTCTTAGCAAAGAGGAGGCCGGGGAAGGAGAGGCCGAGGGCGTTCGACCTCCCCGTACAAGTTACGGACAGCAGCACATGCAGCCCAGCTCCCAGATGTACGAGGAGTACCTGGTTCAAAATGCCAACCTGAGAAGAGCTCGAGGACATGAAGCGGAAGGCCCTTCCCGTCTAAGCGAGGCCGCCCAGGAAGGGCCCCCGGCGCGGAGCTGGGATGACGCGTTGTTCGGCGACGCCGAACGGAGCGCTGGCGCCGATGGGCAGGAGGTAGTCCAGCGAGAGCCCGGGCCCTTCGAGGGGAGAGGGACCGCGAGCTCCCCCGCGTTGGCcaagggcgaagaggaagagctTCTCAAGCGAATGTGCAATCTCGGGCGAGCCAGGACGCAGTCCGGCGCACCCGCGCTGGAGCAGGGGGAGGCCTGGTCTACGTGCGGCAGTGACGCGGCCCAGCTGCAAGAGACCGGCGGGGTGCAAGCATTCGCCTTGGGAGCGGCCGGCGAAGAGACTTCCAGGGCGGCGAGACACAGAGGGAGAAGTCgggctgcagcgggcgcggcgccgagtcgCGGCCCCGGCGGCACAGGATTTCAGGCTCACACCGGAGACGAGACTGGATCGTGGCgggcggacgacgcagacgacgacggctcCCTCGGAGGCTTGGCTTCCTCGAGGCATGAGAGTGGGAGGGGCGCCGTGCTCGACACCCACTTTCAGGATTCCTCTGCGGGGTGGCCCTCGCCGGCTTCGTTCCACGATCTGGAAGCAGAGCGTGAGCGACAGCGCAGTTCGGCGAGGAACGGCGGCAGCACTCGAGGCGGGGGGGAGTCGGCGACTTCTCGAGGCTCACAGGACCGTCGGGACCTGCCGCCCGTCCCCCCAGCTGGGGTTGAGCCAGACGCGctgggcgcggaggctgaggaaGAGGCTGGATCCAGCGGAATGATTATGGCGGAAGACGAGCCTCTCACGGACCAGCAGGTCGCTCTGCTGAATCACATCTACGAGGTTCTGAGCAAGGCCGAGGAGTATTTCAGCTTCAAGTCTGCGCTGTACCAGCTGCACATCAAGCGCCAC
Above is a window of Besnoitia besnoiti strain Bb-Ger1 chromosome Unknown contig00007, whole genome shotgun sequence DNA encoding:
- a CDS encoding uncharacterized protein (encoded by transcript BESB_073010), with protein sequence MRTLQPLAPAQAAGPPKGVPCLSSAELAILSSLLVGVAPPHTPDAQRCFEDDEKVPLKPAAQHRKSSPDTLRPESGLKLEVASLPLQGTQKEAGEAARPKTPELRNTLAGDGCSTTSSCVGLRRDSDVKSAARGTEVSGTDTAKKREKKSVPDLQDFEERADGTLLDSHLQRRSPDEKTRGQPRDLEGLDSSLTAAAETTLMRIETAAAAPYGRKAGGTDSASIAENLEASSAVASERSAPCKSGEQQALVDLLMQFVKQHQAETPGTDGRQETAERRGGGAASPETAAANRSLSALQAATGAAAVDRNKGAADIFSLLAAAAENAGGQVPGHLNLFGAFGGPDRRGAEVTVSRGLGRLDEGLFDSDVDSWKSSAGRSARESIAGALGLARSRRLSGSETDSVHREREGAYDSSPHAQRPVRREAGAAPAENATDTAARGLERDLLDASRLTAEAVGLDFHALNELLFSSGALEELERSGGSLEALFKDLPPQGPALGLGPGARTAVAAASSDRLSGWQHVLSKEEAGEGEAEGVRPPRTSYGQQHMQPSSQMYEEYLVQNANLRRARGHEAEGPSRLSEAAQEGPPARSWDDALFGDAERSAGADGQEVVQREPGPFEGRGTASSPALAKGEEEELLKRMCNLGRARTQSGAPALEQGEAWSTCGSDAAQLQETGGVQAFALGAAGEETSRAARHRGRSRAAAGAAPSRGPGGTGFQAHTGDETGSWRADDADDDGSLGGLASSRHESGRGAVLDTHFQDSSAGWPSPASFHDLEAERERQRSSARNGGSTRGGGESATSRGSQDRRDLPPVPPAGVEPDALGAEAEEEAGSSGMIMAEDEPLTDQQVALLNHIYEVLSKAEEYFSFKSALYQLHIKRHLKSCVCASSRGGHAHNSTKAIRLFPFMPTVPINGVEQRALLNVRKRLQAGSSSVLVPGGLGQHVIEELDELLTSLINKLLLIIVVKYQTCFIHAPARAQLREFLVSFVFPGDAATQLLFRDHVQAVVHARIRHFRDSVGRTLRQHQPMSRGRRGLGGSGWAGAGEVALGRGASGASAESGFAAKRVGSPEMPVHGLPAPVGGRAGGRVQRDRGEEEAEERGKRRKAFGATAAEYLRAAATATQTNAAAGVCAGRGRLPQGELAEGFLRRGPEDAKQEPSDLGSMATVDDSSGMLARLRLESHYGHDISEGAPLWKAGRQGNRHPPALEEGRVGGALLPDNPAGGRRGCRTGEGEGGSRALDWHCGLPDALEKASRATDRTTSTGASVGDWGKWRGDVSDLCPGDRRS